The Juglans regia cultivar Chandler chromosome 6, Walnut 2.0, whole genome shotgun sequence genome contains the following window.
CAATATCCCATGCTATTATAAAGAAGCTAGCAGTAAACTCATCCGGACCCAAACTACTATCCAAGGAATAGACCAAAGGGCTGATTTCACCTCTTCTATAGATGGTATTGCGCAAAGGCCCTCATTTTCCTGTATTGACACTGACGGCAGCTATAACTCCATAGACGAAGCCTCGTATTCAATACTGGATGCCGTTAACAAATCTTGATAAAAATGTACCACAACATCGTGAGCCTCCTCCGAGGAACTCAGCACAGTTCCATCTTCAAGCACCAACCgttttacctttttattttttttctttactttcatTATCGCAAGAAAAAAACCAGTATTGGAATCCCCTTCAGCTAGCCATTTTACATGAGACTTCTGACAAGCCAATACTTCCTCACAATGCATTCACTTCAAATGATTTTGCTTACACAATAATAATTCACTTTCCACTTGTGATGAATAATTAACGCTAACTGCTTGTTCCAAACAAAGGATACGATCTTCCATCTTTTTTAACTCTATTTCCACTCTTCTGAAATGCTCAACATTCCATTCCCGTAATGCTCTTCAAGAGTTTTAATTTTCGGCTAATACGCAGCATAGCACTGCCCTCTACTCTACCATTCCACACCTGCTGTATCAACGGAAGTAAACCTTCATGAGATCCCCACATACGTTGGAATCGAAAAGGCTTAACCACCGAGCCCCTCTCCTTGATTAAAGAAACCATCATCAGGCAATGATCCGAAGATGTTCTTGGAAGATAATCTACATGCACATCGCCAAATAAACTCAGAAAATTCGTGTTAACCAGCACTCTATCCAGCCTTGCCAAAATCCATCTTCCTCCTAGTCTTCCATTACACCAAGATAAACATTGTCCCTCCAAGGGAGATCAATCAAACCACACTCATGAATACAATCATTAAATTTAGCTTTTGCTCGGGACGCTTGCAAAACACCACCAACCTTCTCATTATCATaccgaataatattaaaatccccccaATGAACCACGGAAAACCACTAGGATCTAGTAATTTTAAACAATCCCAAAGCTCCACTATTTTGCCACGGAAACAACTTGCATAAACAAAAGTCACTAGAACTCAGCTATTTCCATGAACAAACCACCCACTCACTGCTTGATCCGATATTGAGATCAtctcaatatcaaaatcaacGTCCCAAAAACTTCAGAATTTCCGCCAACCTTAgcattattaaaataattctgCAACTTCATCCATCTTACCCAACGACTACATCAATTAGCACTAAGAAAAGGCTTTAAAAGAGCCACCATAGACGAGCGGCTTTTATTCAAAATACGTCGAAGTCTACATTTCGACGAAAGAATTCCCCTAATATTTCACGTAAATATGTTcatcataaattaaataatttttttggaatgagTACATCGCTCCGGAACCacaatggatttttctttccttacccccttcaatttttttagagGTACGTTCATATTAGGATCCGAATCAAAACACTTTGCAGCTAATCATTCAATTCTTCCTTAGGCTCCACACCTAAAGCTACTCGACAAGCCAGAAATTCATCATCAAATTCTTCTACACCCACCGCTTCCCATTCTGGTAAACCCTCCAATTCAAATTCCAGAGCTTCGTCAATCAGCCTCAACAAACTCCTCGGTGATTTCCTTATCAGTTCCTCCTTGTTCACATCATCAGTACccttctcaaatatttcaaacCAACTCTCCCTCTCGTTCTGATTATCAAACAACTCCATCTAATTCACTCTTTTCGCATTATCGCACTGAATAGCACCCTGACTTCCTGATGCACTAGGCCCAACCGTCATACATTCAGCCTGACCTTGATCATGCCCCTCCCCATTCGGTGCCACAAAAAGCACCCCTTTCACCCCCCCCCCTTCCATCTCCTTTTTGCAACTCGGAATGATCTCCCTTCTCGAGTTAGAAAGAACCTCACCCTCCATGTCTTGAACTAACACCAAGTCCTCTTTATCTCGAAACCCTATTGCCTTCCATACTTTTTTCGGTatctttttttcccctcctcTAAATGACCACATGCTTCTCTTTATTATGTGATCGTAATCATCgtgaacatttttttatcaagaTGACCATGTTTCTTACAGAGTGAACAAAACAATGGTATCGTGTCAAAGATGACTTCCTGAAAATGGCTCTTCTCTAAACCCGGAATACCCAACCAAAATGAATGCTTCAAAGGTTTTGAAACATCTATTTCAACAAAAATATGCGCTGCCTCCGGACGGGTCACACACGTCGTTGCATTGTCCCTCTTCAAGAATCGACCAAAACCTCCTCCAATACTACGCAAGATCGACTCATGGAAAAAATTCGGAGGTAACCCCGGTAAAGAAATCCAAACTACACCCGCGGTGATTCCTCTCCCTCAATAAAGTCCGGTGTCCACTAGAAAACCCGATACGACACACCCAGAACATCTGAATTTCCCTTGGCTATAACACTTATGAAATCATCCTCATTCGACATCCGAACAAGCACGTTGCGTGGATTCTTCAATTGGCCAATCACAGGCACCGATTTCGACCCCCCactgatttttaatataaccaCGAACATGATCAAGTGAAGGTCTTCgacataaaaatttaagaaccatCGAGAATCGAAACGGCTCTGCAGATTGGTTGATCTCGGCCTTCGAGAACAAGAAGAACATTTCTCCATTGTTAAACTGAGGTTCTTGCAGAGGAATATAAACCTTTGGAAGAATTTGTGGTCGCACAGCAACAATATTTGCATACCCCAACACAAACGATTTACCAGACATGCCTCCAAATGAAACACTCTTCTTCCGCTCATCAAAACGAAGCGACCCCTCTACCACAACACCCTGCACTGCCTCTAAGGATGAAGGGTCGGTGGCTGTCAACACCATGCAACCCTACTATCCTCGTCAATCCTAAAGAGAGAAATTCTTCATGCCacatcatctattttttcttctttttattctaATAAGACAACTACTTAAGCACCAGTTACAACTTACTTTTTGAGTTATGTTATTTATACATACTTTAGTACGTAAATATACTATTTattaacactacaagaaatttgctTATTTGTGACCTATTATATTCTGCTAAAATGAAGCTGctaaaactgcttatttgtggtcATTCTCGTcataaataatctgtcacaaatactttttttttttgtagtgattgtGGGACTCaacagttttaaaaataaaatcaaagtgaaaatattttgatatatttcaAAGTgtgcaaataaattttttttttcttttcatattgaAAATTCctattcataaattgatgtaaagGATACACGTTCTACATTGCTGATGTGAGTAGGTTTGAtttctaagaaaaatttataaattaaaatttcacaaatcaaattatgatatattaataatttgaataatatattttcaattagCTTATGAATTGAACGATTCTTTCATATTTTGCGAAAGAATTtactaaaaaatagagaaatgcttgggCTCCCGAAAATAGGTCTTGAACATTTTTTCCGAaaggtttttatattttttacttaatgattaaggaagtattttttaataatattatgatttttttatttttttgaaaaatttttatgatgattaaaaaaatacataaaaaatataaaaaattaaataaaaaattaaaatgtactATTCAAGACATCTTATTTTTCAGTGGCCGTAATGCCactcaaaaaataaagtataaatctttacaaccacctcacactctacactttatatttttttaatttttattatttttttcttttatcaaatatttattatatgaataataaattcaaaaaatatttttaaaaaaatattaaaaattttaaaatataaaatatggtaGAGATTTTGTAGcgaaactcaaaaataaaaagggtatCTGCATGTTGAACGTTAGATTTGAAAATGGGTTGTGGGAAGGCTTTTTGATGGATGGGTAATAGAGCCGAAAAAGCGAAGCTAGCTGGGCCTTTGCCCTTCGGTTGGGGCTCAACTCGACACAGCTCGACTCAGCATCAACTCGACAAAAAGAAGACTACACACTACAAAACCCAGCAGCAGCAGCGGCGGCAGCAGCCGAGCCTCTCGACTCAGCCCCCAAAACACTCTTTAAAACGGCGGCGTCTCAGTCCAGCTCGAGCAACACTACGCTGAAGGCCGAGCGTGTGGCGAGTTGAGCTAACAGATCTGTAAAGCCTCTCGGCTGGAAATTagcctcttctcttctctttctctgcATAGCAAACTAAAAAAGCTCATCCTTTTTTGCTTCTCTCTCGGCTCGGGGGCTCAGATCCGGCTCTGATCTTGCGCCGCCGACCCAACTTTTTCCGGCTTCGTTCTTCCCTCCATTTCCATCTCTCTCcgagtgtttttttttcactctgTTATCGTAAGAAGTCCAATCTACGCCTCAATTCAGTCCTTCATGGTGAATTACTCAcgttgaaaaagaaaacccaaaactttttgTTCGCTATTTTCTATTTCgttgcattttcctttttatgaatttcttctttttgttcagATTGTGTATCTTAGCACTGACAGTTTGAATTGGGGAGAATTTCGTACGCAGAGTTtccatttctaattaattttaaggtAAGAAAGATTACAAGTATATACAGCTACTGTGGACTCGCCACTTCATTAGAAATTAAAGCTTTAAATGGTGCTTAAAATATCTTTCAGACAGGAGCTGTCAGTGCTAAGGCAGGAACCGGATGGATTGGACTTCAAATAATGCATTGAAACCTTTCAGAGGTATTGGAGTTCAATATATAATCATGCTTATATTTTGTAACTCGTGAAAAGAGAggtctttttcttttgggtagTGCCACtgcatactaaagagtaaaagtgagatgCTGGTGATGCATTTTATTTGTGATGAATTGTATATACTCTGTATAGGTTCGATTTGCAATGTTATGCAAAATTAGGAAAAAGTTAACTTCTCAAACATATTAAGATACTTTTTTTTGCCCTGAAAAAAAAGGGTAGGAGGAGCCGATTGAAGCTGTGCCTCTTATGCTGGCGTAATCATATTAGCACTCTAACCCTGGGACACCTGATAGGAGGAATATATTTAACTACTAAAAACAAGGAAgatacttatcaaaacaaataaaggaaGATATTGATGTCGATCAACTTTCCTACCTCTTAATATGGTGGATGGCGACTTGACAATTACTACTTAAATGTTGAATTACTACTATATGCAAGTAGTGAAGAAACTACTCTTAGATCAATTGTATGCCTTTGTGTATTATAATATCAACTGTTTCCAGGGATTGCTCAGTGAAAGCCAAGTTTCTTTTGCTTCTTATATTTGGTAATTGCTACTGATGAGTAGAACAAGAAAATTCGGGGTGTTCGTTTTATAATTTTCTGCCATTAGACGTGAGGAGTACATGGATATAAGATTCAATAATCAGTCTTGTTCTGTAGTTAAATCATATATGACATTCTTGATAGGAATTGGGCAAGGTAGGGATGAATCGATAAAATATTCCCATTTTCTTTGGTACAAAATCTAACTTATGGGGTTATGAAAGTGCTTTTCTTTGCAGTTTAACTGGGTTACAATGACATTCCTTATGGTCTTATATTCGAGACCTAGGGTTGTAACTGTCCTTTACATGTTATTGTGTTTATCAGTCAACTTGAGTGCTATTGCTTTCAAGGGTCTACTGATCTCAGACATGCtgctttttttaataagtcaatCAATTTTATTAAGAGCACAAGGGTTGCAACCCAAGATTTGTTTTTGAATGATCATTGATTGCTAATAACATAGTAGATCTCCTGATGTTATATTTGAGTTTCTGATAAGCTGATATCGTACTCTCATTAATGAATAACGGGCAaatctatgaatattttttcatttcttgctTCATGATGTAGATATGGAACCAAAATCCGTGATGGATATGCCACTCATTCCAAGCATTGATCCGATAGATATTGGATTGGGTTCTTCAGAAAAGGGAAATTCTATTACTTCAGCAAAACCAAGAAAGAAGACGATGACATCAGTTTATCTCAAGTTTTTTGAGACAGCTCCAGATGGGAAAAGTCGGAGGTGCAAGTTTTGTGGACAGAGCTATTCCATTGCAACTGCCACTGGTAACTTTTTTTCCGGCATCTGCTTTCTTGTCGTTCTTGTGGTTGTTTTTCTTGATGGTATTATTATTACCGTTAGAACCCTTCCCTCCTGTTGGTTGGAATGAGTATATTGCCCCAGAGGTTCAAGGGtttcaataaacaaaataatttgaaaacaaactattaatatattgcaTGGCGCTCCATAAGGGGTTCAGCTCTTCTGGTATGATTGATTATTAGTTTCAAATTCAATCTATTCATCATAAAAAGGGGCTTTTCTTGGGCTATGTATatttctcatcaataaaatccttaTTTACTGATAGAAAAAAGGTCATGGACCTTAATATGTGCCATGCTGTATGGGGGGTGatttaacattactcgtttTTCTAGTGAACAATCGGGGCATCATCGGCACACTCTGGCCATGGCGGAATTCTCTAAGTTCATCTTTGATATGGACCTTATGGACCTTCCCTTGGTGGGTGATGAGTACACATGGTCTAATGGCCGTGCTTGGTCGaaattggatagattccttgttTCGCTGTTATGGGAAGCCCACTATCCAGAAGTAAGTCAAAAAAGGTTAGCTTGAGTCAGTTCAGACCATTTTCCCATTCTCttagattgtgggggcattcaCGGGGGTCgccggtatttcaagtttgagaatatgtggcttaaagTGAATGAGTTTGTAGAGATAGTGAGTACTTGGTGGACTTCGTACCAGTTTAGTGGCACTTCGagtttcattcttgcaggtaaGCTGAAGGCTCTAAAACAAGACCTGAAGAAGTGGAACTTAGAAGTTTTTTGTCACACTGACAATCAAAAGTCCATTTTGTTGGAGGAGTTGCAGGAGTTAGAGGGTAAGGAATTATTGGGAGGGGCCTCTGAGGAGGAATTATTGAGGAAAGCCACGGTTGTGACAGAGTTGGAAAGGGTTTTGTTGTCAGAGGAGACATCATGACGCCAAAAATCCAGAGCCCTTTAgttgaaagagggtgataggtgtacgaagttttttcacaaaatggctaattctAATTGACGTAATAATGCGATTGAGTCGTTACATTCGGGTACTTAGGTGCTATCTTCTCCCGCTGAACTAGAAAGTCATATTACACATTATTATGAGACTCTTCTTACCGAATCAGtaacttggaggccgaagcttgatgactTACTGCTTGAGGCAATTGATCCACAACTTGTGAGTGtcttggagagaccttttgttgaagatgagattttcaaggtcatctctggtatggctaaggacaaagcgccgggtccggatggtttctcaatgggtttcttccaaacttgttgggatgtggtgaaaGGTGATGTCTTGCGGGTGTTTAGTGAATTTCATgctttttaaaagtttgaaaaatcacttaacGCGACCTTTATTGCACTCATTCCCAAGAAATATGGGGCTTCGAGTATTGAAGATTTTCGCCCAATAAGTTTGGTTAGcagtgtctataagattatttcaaaggttctTGCTAATCGGCTTAGTCCAAtgttggaaaatattatctccaagcctcagaatgcttttattcgtgggagacatatacttgattcggtgctcattgcaaatgagaGTTTAGATGCTAGATTGCGGGAGGGAAGTCCAGGTATtctttgcaagctagacatggagaaggcttatgatcatgtgaactgggatttccttttgtatttgtttaagaggtgtggttttggagataggtggatttcttggatgcgtcattgtatttcaacggCCCGTTTTTTAGTGCTAGTTAATGGCACtcctgctggtttttttgatAGCTTGAGGGGTTTGCAATAGGGTGATCCATTgtctcctcttctttttgtcatagttatggaggcgtTGAGTAGGATGGTGCAGGTTACTGTTGGTGGGGGTTTTTTTATCTAGTTTTCAGGTAGGAAATGGCTCTGGTGGCCCTTGTATCATTTTACGTCTCCTTTTCGTAGATGACActcaatttttttgtgaagcTGATAGGAGTCAGGTCCAAACTTTACGtgcattattactttgttttgaagcagtgtcagggcttaaggtgaaccttagcaagtctgagatggttccgGTGGGTGTGGTTCCTAATATACGCAGTCTAGCAAGTCTTCTGGATTGCAGGGTGTCTTCtttcccaatgaaatatttgggccttccctaggtgctactttcaagagtagagcaatatgggatggggtgatagaaaagatagagaaaaaattggCTAGATGGAAAAGGGTGTATTTATCGAAAAGGGGTCATCTCATTCTTATCAAGAGCACCCTCACTAACcttcccacttattttttatctctctttcctCCTGGAGGGGTGGTGAATAGGATTGAGAAACTCTTTATATGGGGAGGCATAGGGGAGGAGaataaatttcatttggttAATTGAAAGACAGTATGTGCTCCAGTTGTGAATGGGGGGGGGTTGGGTGtttgtaatttgagaacttttaataaaacgttattggggaaatggctttggagatatcatttggaaGGGGGATCTTTGTTGAAAGAAACTATAGATGCTAGATATGGTGttgcttggggtggttggttGGTGTTCCAAAGAAGTGAGAGAGGGGCAGGGAGTGGGGCTATGaaagtttataaggaaggggtggacaAGTTTTGTAAATCATATTCGTTTTGTAGCAGGTGAGGGCAaccgaatcagtttttggcaggacgtgtggtgtggagatcatgcattggaaagAGTGTTCCCAGCTTTATATTGTATTGCAGTTAATAAGGAGGCTTCAGTGGCAGATGTGCGGTTATTTGCTCATGGTTcgcatcagtggaatattctgtttaataggatattcatgattgggaattatctatggttTTAGACTTTTTCAGCTTGCTACACTCCTTAGGGTCTACTATGGCACATCATGATAGCTTCAAATGGAGGTTTCAGGATCACAAGAAATCCACAGTAAATGcgtattacaaaattttgattaCACAGGATCACACCTCATTCCCTTGGAGgaacatttggaggtctcgagtGCCTTCTAGAGTTGCTTCTTTGTTTGGAATACcgcccttgggaagatcttgaccacggacaacttgaggaagagaggatgtattgtgttggattgatgttacatgtgtaaaaagaatgaagaatcggtagatcatcttttactacattgtgaCGTAGCGAGagggttgtgggatgagatttttcgaaGGGTTGGTGTGGCTTGGGTAAttgcctaggagggtggtggatttgatgggttggagaaaattgcagggcagtcatcaagtggcagcagtttggagaatgattccgttgtgtatcatgtggtgtatttggacggaaaggaatacgcgctgttttgaagacaaggaacgaacaatggtggagctgaagaatttttttctacatactttattgctttgattttcagctattgtattaaatggggatAATATTCATGAATTCTTATCCTTAGTtcatcgctcttagaatgtatttaggtgttctattgtatacttccagtgtacTAGGtacatgcctatttcattcacatcaataaagtttatctcttacttatcaaaaaaaagaaaaagggtcaTGTAGATTCAATCTCAACACATTGTAAGATATTTTTACTAATCTAACATGTGGTAAGATATATTGCAACAGAAATGGTTATTTGATAGATGGATTTgtgttttttctctttctttctcttaatttttcatgttttaagcCATTGAACTTTGGCATATCATGAGCTTATAAGGAACAATCGAACAACAGGAAATGCATAGCCCCAGGAACTTTTCCTATTTTTACctaaagaactaaaaaaaaaaaaaaagtgcaacaTAAGTCTCCAAAaattaccccccccccccaaaaaaaaaaacaaaaacaaaaacaaaaactctggttgcaatccaatccaatccaatgtatattatatagatcTGTCTCTGGGCTTGAACCATGACATTCTGATCACACATTCGTATGTATCtcactcattttcctttcttttcgaAGGTAATTTGGGAAGGCACCTGAGTAATCGGCATCCAGGATATGATAAGTCCGGAGGGGATGCAGTTAGCAATTCAGCACCACAGCCCATTACTGTAAGCAAGAAGTCTCAACCTCAAGGGAAGGTACCTCAGGTGGATTATGATCATCTAAATTGGTTGCTAATTAAGTGGCTCATTGTAGCTTCTCTCCCTCCTTCGACCTTGGAAGAAAAGTGGTTGGCAAACTCTTATAAGTTTCTGAATGCATCAATACAACTATGGCCCGGTGAGAAGTATAAAGCAGTATTTCGTGAAGTTTTCAGAAGCATGCAGGAAGATGTAAGAGCATCTTTGGAGCACATTTCTTCAAAGTTCTCAATCACACTTGACTTCTGGACTTCCTATGAACAGATTTATTATATGAGTGTCACATGCCAGTGGATTGATGAGAACTGGTCCTTCCAAAAAGTGCTTCTTGATATATGTCACATTCCTCACCCTTGTGGGGATGCTGAGATTTATCACTCCCTGGTGAAGGTTATTAAGATGTACAATATTGAGAACAGAGTCCTCTCCTGCCCCCATGATAACAGTCAAAGTGCCATGCATGCCTGCCATACTTTGAAAGAGCATTTGGATGGTCAGAAAGTAGGGCCATTTTGTTACATCCCCTGTGCTGCACGAACTTTAAATTTGATCATAGATGATGGATTGAGGGCCACAAAATCTGTAATCTCTAAGATCCGGGAGTTCGTGCTCGAGTTAAATGCATCCTCAGAGATGTCGgaagattttattcaa
Protein-coding sequences here:
- the LOC109010516 gene encoding uncharacterized protein LOC109010516, with product MDWTSNNALKPFRDMEPKSVMDMPLIPSIDPIDIGLGSSEKGNSITSAKPRKKTMTSVYLKFFETAPDGKSRRCKFCGQSYSIATATGNLGRHLSNRHPGYDKSGGDAVSNSAPQPITVSKKSQPQGKVPQVDYDHLNWLLIKWLIVASLPPSTLEEKWLANSYKFLNASIQLWPGEKYKAVFREVFRSMQEDVRASLEHISSKFSITLDFWTSYEQIYYMSVTCQWIDENWSFQKVLLDICHIPHPCGDAEIYHSLVKVIKMYNIENRVLSCPHDNSQSAMHACHTLKEHLDGQKVGPFCYIPCAARTLNLIIDDGLRATKSVISKIREFVLELNASSEMSEDFIQLTTAYQEGSWKPPLDASARWSGNYQMLDIVRKASKSMDAVIRKYEETLGNRMALTSTEKNVVSIMHQYLEPFYKTTTNICTNKVPTIGLVLFFMDHISETIAVCRESRHSPDWLKNAAEDMAIKARNYNNQVCNIFTYMTAILDPRIKGELIPESLSSDNYLEEARTHFMRNYSTTHFPSMTSGYSAQEVEDGGSVSFAEEIARKKRRASMSTATDELTQYLSEPPAPIPTDVLEWWKVNSTRYPRLSVMARDFLTVQATSVAPEDLFCSKGDEIEKQRFCMPHDSAQALLCIRSWTQGGIKLKFKSTEIDYERLMELAAAASADNSNAGSEKKQK